CCAGAGCCAGAAAGATCTGTTAGTAAGTTTTGGACTTTCGTCCAGAACCGTTTTCCTTCCCAGCCTCCTCTGGGGAGGCCACAGTGCAGTCACTGCCCTGTGACTGGGGAGGAGAGCAGGGGGTTTCAGGAATGGGCCTGAGAGTGGCACGCACCAGGGTTTGAGCTCCAGCTCTTGTTCTCAGCAGCTTTGCTCCCATCTTGTGTGCCTTCACCTCTAAAATGGGGAATGACCATGGTGCCCCCTCAAGGGCTGTTTATCACTGAGCCCAACGCCGAGTCCGTGGGAAGCCCTCGGGAAGCCTTGGTCGTGAACACGCGTGAGGCCTCCCTTGTCCTCCCCTGTCTGCGCTCTCCGTCCTCTGGACGTCTCCTTCAGGGCACTCCCTGCCAGAGCACTTGGGTTAGCGATGTGTGCACGCCCTGTTTGTTAGTGTGGTAGACTACAGGCTGCATGAGGGCAGAGGACCTGGGTCTCCCTGGCTCCACAGGGCGTGGTACACAGTACGCACTAGTAAGCAGCTGTCCAGGGGTTAAGGACGTGTACTCACTGCCTTGTTTTTGTTGTCCAGGGCCCACTGCCTCTAACGGCAAATACATACGGAAACATTTCCCTTGACCCGTGGGAGGAGCCAGGATGGAAACTTCAACCACCGCAAAGGACTATGACATGACCACAGAATACGACTACGGGGACACGACCCCATGCCAGAAAGCACAGGAGAGGGCTTTTGGGGCCCAGCTGCTGCCCCCCTTGTACTCGGTGGTGTTTGTCATTGGCCTGATTGGCAACATCCTGGTGGTCCTGGTCCTCATGCAATACAAGAGGCTCAAAAGCATGACCAGCATCTACCTCCTCAACCTGGCCATTTCTGACCTTATCTTCCTCTTCACGCTGCCCTTCTGGATCGACTACAAGGTGAAGGATGACTGGATTTTCGGAGATGCCATGTGTAAGTTGCTCTCTGGGTTCTATTTCATGGGCTTGTACAGCGAGATCTTCTTCATCATCCTGCTGACCATCGACAGGTACCTGGCCATCGTCCATGCTGTGTTTGCTCTGCGGGCTCGGACTATCACGTTTGGTATCATCACCAGCATTGTCGTCTGGGTCCTGGCCGTCTTGGCTTCTGTCCCCGGCTTGTACTTTTCCAAGACCCAGTGGGAGTTCACCCACCACACCTGCAGTATTCATTTTCCTCCTGAAAGCTTCACAAAGTGGAAGCAGTTCCAGGCTCTGAAACTGAACATCATGGGCCTGGTTTTGCCTCTGCTGGTGATGATTGTCTGCTACACAGGGATTATAAAGATTCTGCTCAGAAGACCAAATGAGAAGAAGGCCAAAGCCGTGCGTCTGATTTTTGTCATCATGatcatcttctttctcttttggacGCCCTATAATCTGAGTGTGTTCGTTGCCGCTTTCCAGGATTCCCTGTTCACCCGTAAGTGTGAGCAGAGCAGACAGCTGGACCTGGCCATTCAAGTGACGGAAGTGATCGCCTACACTCACTGCTGCATCAACCCTGTGATCTATGTCTTTGTCGGCGAGAGGTTCCGCAAGTACCTGCGGCAGTTGTTCTACCGGCTGGTGGCTGTGCACCTGGCTAAGTGGTTCCCCTTCCTGTCCACAGAGAGGCTGGAGAGGGTCAGCTCCATGTCTCCCTCCACAGGCGAGCATGAACTCTCTGCTGGGTTCTGACTCAGGCCCCTGGAGGCGGATGCAGGACCCAGCAAGAGCGACCTGCCAGGCACGCTGGCTGGGGAGGAGGCAGCTTGGTCTCCCAGCAACTCTGTCACCTGATGTGGGATTCTAACCACATGGGGTTGAGGGGATTCCAAGCTGCTCAGGACAAAATCACTTCTGGCATTTGAATTTTCTCCATGAACTTCTCTTTGTAGAAAGGAGATGAATACATGAAATGGGACATCACAGAAGACTGGGACAAAGGATGATAGAGAAGGGCTTAGTCCCAAACAGGAGTTCAGATTTGTGAACATTAACATTAATTAGTGAACCAGCCACTGAGCATCCACCGCCTTCAACACCGGTAACCTTGGAAACTGATTTCCATAGCTGCCTCTGCTCTGAGCTGAGAGCCAAGCAGGAGTCTGCGGCCTCCTCCATCCACTCCACCCAACCCCCATGGCGCTTGGAAACCATGAGGAACCTCGAGCTCCTGATGGAAGAACTTGATACCTAGCATTAAATAGGATTGGGGAACTGCTGTTGGCAGTGGAGCTAAGAAAGCCCTTGGGTAGAATTTTTATAGCTACTGAACTGGAAGAATTCAGGCAGTGGGCTAGACACAGACCAAATGTATAAGATGCTGTACTTCTgtctttgtgaatatttttcagaATCTCTCTTCCCTATCACTTGAGGGATGCAGCAGTAATTTCTGAGAGCTTTATTGCGGGAATTCTTATGAGGCGACAGGAGACAGGGTCGCTTTTCGTCCTCTGGACCTCCATGCAGGCCTTGTAGCTTATGGATCAGAGTTCTGGCTGCCACCTTAGACCCAGCACCAGGACAGTGACCTCGTGTGCAAGTGGACAGGGTTTGAGGCTGGCAGGGAGGGCAACGTCTACCAGGAGGGGTGGCGACTCTGTCAGTGTAGGAAGTCAAGGAGCCCTTAACTCAAAGAAATTCATTTACCCTAAAGGTCCTTAACGCCTCAGCTCTCACCTGAAGTGAGACATGTCTTTATTCCCTTTTCCCTCAGTTGtacatttctctaaaaaataatttttccaataaCATAAATCGTTGACTGGAAAAgcttaaaaatacaaacagaaaaaagacaaacaaatgtCAAAATCATTCATAATCCCCTAGGCAGAAACAGCACTGTACATTCTTTGAtatctcttttacttttatcttccCTGTGCCTATTTATGTTTATAAGCAAGATGACCTTTGACTGTGGTTACTCTTCTACTATTGTTGTCTTTAAGCAGCAGCATGTTGGGATCACTTTCCCAGGCAATAAATCATTTCTAAGCTTCGGCGTTGGGACCTGCGCTGAATTCTACCTCTGGAATGAACCCTAATTCATTTGCCAGTGTCCTCATGATTGTTCGTGCAAATCAACTCAGCCCGGCAACAGTGACCAAGGACCTGCTTTGTTTAAACCCAGCACTCTGAGCCCCAGGAGACACGGGTGCAGAAGGGCCGTCTGCCCTCCCTGAGCTATTAGCACAGTGCAGTGGACAGGTGCATGGACGTCAGCCCAGCCCCAGCGGGCAGGGGGACCTGCCTCCGAGCCCACGGGGCCAGGACAGCAAAGGTGGGGCAGGACCCCCTCAGTCAGAAAGCAGCCTAAGTGAACGGGGGTCCCACCTAACAACACAGTGACACCACTGAGCGGCCTCTTTCTGGTGGACGCTAGAGTTTGGGGGTCTTACCAAATCGCTCTTTCACTCAGGGACCTactgtgttttcctctttatgCAAAGAAGATGATGTCATGAAGGTGTAGGGAATTTGTGTGCAAGGAGGAAGCAGTCAGTTTGCACTGGGCTTATGCTTCCACACAGGAAATGTGGGCGAATACAGGCCTCAGGGGTAAGGTCAGGGTCAGCTCTCCACATGTAACCCTGCCAGCCTTTTCTGCAGTGTGAAGAGGAGGTTTAATGGAATTAAGAAACATTTGTTTACTACTTTGGTAAAATAACACTGAATCAAAGTATAATATTTGATCCACTACAGTATCACAATGAGAACTATTTCACAACATTCTCCAATTCAAGTTTtgaaataatacttatttttaaacttattacaATGGCAATCTATGTTCTTTGTAGAAAGCTGGAAACAAGCAAAAAGcccaaagaagaaaatggaagcacCTGTTATTCCACTATTCAAATGAGGCCTCTTAGCATATTAGTAATTTAGTGCATCACCTTCCAGTATTGTTTTCTAAATGCATGTGCGCACatgggtgtgcacacacacacaaccaatcACACTTAACATTTGTTTTGTGTAAACTCAATGAAGTTTAACACATAGCAAGCTCGGTAACTGCTGGTTGAATGGATGACTGTTTCATTATAAAATAAGGATTAGAGTAGTATATACACTCTGAGGctattctgaggattaaatgaaatacagGAAGGAAAGTGGGGGTGACCTTTCTCCAGCTCCATCAGATGAGAGATCTGACTGCTCCTGCCAGACACCTCCTTGGTCACTCAGGACACCTCCAGCCCTTCCCAACAGGGAATGCCTGTCTcccattccctcccctccccactcctgtaTGATCAGAGCCCCGCCTCATTATATTGTTGTTCTTAACTCTTGTCTCCATTTCATCCTAGACAGAAAGATACTGTTTTTTCTCCAGAActctttgagttcagttcagttcagtcgctctgttgtgtctgactccttgtgaccccatgaatcacagcacgccaggcctccctgtccatcaccagctcccggagttcactcagactcacgtccatcgagtcagtgatgccatccagccatctcatcctctgttgtccccttctcctcctgcccccaatccctcccagcatcagagtagaACTCTTTGAGAGCAAGTTGCAAATAGGATCCTCATCACCTGTTAGCATAATActttgagataattttatttaGGCAAGGATGCACTCCCGCACAGTAAAATCTAGAGACTAACATAGGTGTGGCGTCACCATGTAATCCACAGCCCTGTTTCTGATTTTGTCCACTTTGCAAGCAATGTCCTTTAGTGTCCCAGGATCTGGAACCACTTGTTCCATGTAGTCCCCTTGTCTTTCTAGTTTCCTTCATTCAAGAATATGGGCCTTTTGTGACTTCATCACTTTGTAACACAAAAAACTACACTTTCAcggtttttttttaacctgacaGGTGGTTCCTTGTTTGGAATTTACTGATGTTCTCCCGTTTATTAGATTCACATATTCAAAAAATCAGGACAATCACAGCAGTGATGCTGTGTTCTTCTCAATATCAGAAGGCATATGGTGCCAACTCACCTCACGACTAAAGATGTTAAACTTCATCCGTTGTTTTATAAGGTGTTTACCAAATTTCCCCACTGTATTTTGTACATGTTAATCCATAAGTGATTATTATTAGCTGACACTCTAAATCTTTTCTATCCCACTCatgtgtgtatttacatatattattgcTACCTCCTGGATTCCCTTTTTTCTCCAGTGGCATACCACCTAATATTGTGTTTCTTTTGATGCACAGATTGTCCCAGATCTATCTAGTGAGATTCCCTTTAAGTTGGATCTTCTGTCCTTTCGctgtccctcccccgcccccaggggTCTCAGTGCATTCACGAGAGTGCCGTGGAACTCTTTCAGTTTTCAAGGGCTGTAAATTGATCCCTGACATTTCTTGGACACCACAGGAACTACTAGTGTGAGGTAGTTGACAATTCCAATATGAGATTGTAGTACATGCCTTTCGAAGTTGTCATGTCTTTTGCAGAGCAGGGTTTCCAGTGGTTTGAGATAAGCAGTGAGAAAGAGGAAATGAGGATGGCAGTGCCCAGTGGGATTCCAAGGTTTGAGAAGCTGGGCCATGCCCAGCAGCTGCACATATCCCACTGGTACtgactgtttaaaaataaaatcagggcactccctggtggtccagtggttagaactttgtgctgtcactgccgagggcctgggttcaattcctggtcagggaactaagatcctacaagctgtgcagggtgccccccccaaaaaatcaaatattatttttttcgaTTTATATGGATTGTCTTTTCAAGCATGCTTCAGTTGTTTGGATCTAACCACAtaagaagtggaattgttgggtatTTAGGTCCAGGACACTGAGAACAAAAAGTATGAAGATAATAAGGGCATGATGAACTGAGAGAGCTTGGGAACCTTTGGAGGTACGGGTTTGTTTGGGAACTGGAGTGTATACCGCTGTGGGAGCTAGTCGGTGAGTCTGTGCAGGCTGTTGCCTCCGCATCCAGGGTTGAGTCATCACTGCAGAGGAGGGCTCCAGAGGGCACCACCAGACCCCATAGGACACACTGGGACCTGCAGGGCAACCTGCACTTTCAGCCTGGTGATGCCTCGGTGCCCCAGGACGCAGGAGCAGTGGACTCTGGGTGCAGACACTCCCCTACACCATCAGCGGAGCCTGTAAGCCAGCACACCGGCCCCTGCTATCACCTTCAGAGCACAGCACTGTGCCTGTTGCTTCACTCTTGAAACTCACACAGCAGTCGTCTCCTGCAGGCGCTCACCTGGACCCTGCAGGGGATTCTGGGCATGGCCTTTCGGCGTGACTCTGAGGATGCCATACAAAGCACCACCTTGGGGGTTTATTTTGTTCTGTACCTTCTTTCAGCGCTCTCCAGCACTTCAAATGAGCACACCATAAGAATAACTATTCTTTGTGAAAAGAATtgatgaaggaaaagagagagggaagagcagagagaagagcagggaaagagacagaggaaagaaaaggagtgaTGCCTCTTCCGAGAACATCCAGCATCAGCATTCCTGAGCAGGAGGTAGTGCTGGGCGGGCATGGAGGCTGGAGCGGGAGCCATGAGAAAATGCTGAGTTTGAGTTTTCTGTTCAGAAGGGGCCCCGTGCACACAGTGAGCACAGTTTTAAAACACAGGTATATAAATACCGGAAGATGCCAGATAAGGGCTTCACCATGTCCCTGAGCCTTGCTTTTCATATTAAGCAAAAAGAGTAGCTTATAATAGTTATAAGTTATAAAGACTTGGGCTGAAGCTCTGTGGGGTAGTGGTAATTGCTCGGAACCTTCTTGGTACCACACTCTTAGTCCCCAGTGTCCCCTGTCCCTCTCGTCTCtcaccctccccagcctcccaggtCTCTGCCCCTTCCTACTTTGTAACAGTGTGCATTGcttgcttgctgctaagtcgcttcagtcgtgtccgactctgtgtgaccccatagacggcagcccaccaggctcccctgtccctggggttctcca
This region of Bos indicus isolate NIAB-ARS_2022 breed Sahiwal x Tharparkar chromosome 22, NIAB-ARS_B.indTharparkar_mat_pri_1.0, whole genome shotgun sequence genomic DNA includes:
- the LOC109576397 gene encoding C-C chemokine receptor type 1, which codes for METSTTAKDYDMTTEYDYGDTTPCQKAQERAFGAQLLPPLYSVVFVIGLIGNILVVLVLMQYKRLKSMTSIYLLNLAISDLIFLFTLPFWIDYKVKDDWIFGDAMCKLLSGFYFMGLYSEIFFIILLTIDRYLAIVHAVFALRARTITFGIITSIVVWVLAVLASVPGLYFSKTQWEFTHHTCSIHFPPESFTKWKQFQALKLNIMGLVLPLLVMIVCYTGIIKILLRRPNEKKAKAVRLIFVIMIIFFLFWTPYNLSVFVAAFQDSLFTRKCEQSRQLDLAIQVTEVIAYTHCCINPVIYVFVGERFRKYLRQLFYRLVAVHLAKWFPFLSTERLERVSSMSPSTGEHELSAGF